A window of Eucalyptus grandis isolate ANBG69807.140 chromosome 4, ASM1654582v1, whole genome shotgun sequence genomic DNA:
gccgccgttgccgagTCGCTCGTCGTTTCGGCCGGCGGTTCGTTTTGGGAGGGGGTCGCTCGCGTTGCGCCCGAGGTGCTGCGGAGGCTTAACGCGAAGGCTGTTGTGGTGGTGGGTGGCTAGCTAGCTTTGACCGTGCGAGATGGAGTGGCCTGTCTTGGACGAGTACGAGAAGCTCGTCTTCCGAATGAATACTCCGAGGTTGGGTTTCTTCCTCTTCGTTTCCCGCAAGCTCGAAAGCTGCGTCCTGTTTTTCGTGCCCAATTTTCCTCCCCCCCGCGGAAGCGCGGAGGCTCTGGTTTCGTTGTTCAGTTTATTTTTTGCCGTGAAGATTTCTCAGGGTCCGTCGCTTTCCCTTTTGCGTTTCCAAGTTCCGCCGCTCGGGTCCTTCTCTTCCGGACAAGTGACTTCGCTTCTGGTGTTCAACTGCCAAATTTCGTTTCCTTCGCCGTGATTTTTGTGGGTCTCTCTTCGTTTTTGCTTTCTCTGCATAATCTCGTTCTTTCCGTCCACGGTTGTGTGGACGAATTCCATCTTGCGCCATTTTCTCGCACCGTAAtccccattttccttttcttacttCGATATCCGGGCACTCGTTGTTCTTCCCTTAATTATTTCGCCTATTTCTTACCGATTTGAGCTCATCTCGATATCTTCTCTCGTTTGGAAACTCTTATGACACCACGAAATCTCGCAACAACTCATGACCCTCCATGTCCTAAGTTACAATCTCCCTTCATTAATTACctttaatattttctccctttttcccctttttttcttttcgtttttcgCGTGTAAACTTTTCGGCGACGTGCTTCTTCGTTTGGGAATTTTGAAGtttcaaaaagcaaattttCCGCGAATTGACCTCTCCCGTGTTTTTTCCTTGCTCACAGGGTCGTGATCGATAATAGCGTTTGCTCCAGGGCCACTGTTGTTAAGGTATGCTTCCACGAAACCATTTAGAGGAAAAAGAGGGGACTTTCGGACAAAATAGACCCGTCGAGAAATGATGAAATGCCCTTCTTTTTCGTTGTCCTTTTTCGTCGGCtcgaaaacaaaagcaaaacaaaaaaaaaaaatttgactgtGGATCGTCTTTTCGCTGGGGTCGTTCAGGTCGATAGTGCCAGAAATCATGGGATTCTATTGGAGGCTGTTCAGGTCATCACGGATCTGAACCTTTCGATCAAGAAGGCTTACATCTCCTGTGATGGAAGATGGTTCATGGATGGTGAGTCAAActtgctccttttttttctttttctttttcgctttAACAACAGTTCGTTATGGAGTTCATTCTTGCTAATGTGCGCCTCAAAGCGTGTGTACTATAGTTGGGTTATTTCCTCGCTCGATGCTGTCATGAGAAACTTCTCTGACCCTTCTTGCCCCTTGGATCTTCTTTGTGCCTGCAGTCTTCCACGTGACTGATCAGAACGGAAACAAATTAACTGACCAAAGCGAAATTAGCTACATCGAGCAGGTGATTTGCCGAATCAAGTCCTGTTTAAGACATTTATGTTGCTGCTGCTTGATTAATTGTGGGTTATCGATGTTTCGCAAACttgtcttggaagttgattatTTTCCTTGTACGTTTCAGTCGCTCGGCACCATTTATTATAGAAGGGCCAATGATAACAGAAGACTGACAGCACTCGAGCTGACCGGAACGGACCGCGTTGGTCTGCTCTCAGAGGTCTTTGCTGTTCTCGCCGACTTGCAGTGTAATGTCGTGGAAGCAAAGGTGTGGACTCACAATGGAAGGATAGCTTCGCTGATTTACGTGAAGGACTGTAATTCCGGTTCCCCCATCGAGGACTCTCAGCACATAAATAGGATCGAGGCAAGATTAAAACATGTCCTGAAAGGAGATAATGACATTAGGAGCGCCAAGACTACAGTGTCGATGGCAGTGACACACACCGAGAGGAGGTTACATCAAATGATGTTTGCAGACCGCGATTATGAGAGGAAGCCGATCTTGCAGCTCACTGCTGATTCTCCCATCGTAACTGTACAGAATTGGGCAGAAAGGGGTTACTCGGTAGTGAACGTTCAGTGTAAAGATAGGACGAAGCTTTTGTTTGATGTTGTTTGCACCCTTACGGACATGGAGTATGTTGTCTTCCATGCGACCGTGAATACTGCAGAAGACAAGGCAAATATGGTTGGTGCATGATTGTCAATCCTCTGATATAATTTCCTCGAAATTATGATTATGGGTAGGTTGTTTGACTCTGGTTTCACTGATTTGGTCTCAGGAATTCTTGATTAGGCACATGGATGGAACCCCAATTAGTTCTGAACCTGAAAGGCAGCGGGTAGTTCAATGTCTACAAGCATCAGTCGAGAGAAGAGCGTCAAAGGTATTGTTCTTATTTCTCTCGTTTGCCTGTCACATCGACTTTCTTATCACTCTCTTGACTCTGGTTGCCTAATAAGTGCGCTTGTTATGCTTGATTGTTTTGCAGGGTGTGAGATTAGAGCTATGTACAGCAGATAGGGTGGGTCTCTTGGCCGAAGTGACGCGAACATTCCGTGAAAACGGCCTCAATGTCACCAGGGCGGAAATCTCTACAACAATGGACACTGTACTCAACATCTTCTACGTGACTGATGCGCTGGGAAACCCTGCGGATCCAAAGATCATTGAAGCCGTGAGGCACAGGATTGGGTTCGCTGATTTGCAAGTCAAGGAACTGCCATTACTGTATGATGAGAAGGCGGAGCGGGAAGAGGAGGCGGTTGGGGTAGCCGGGGCGGTTCTGTGGTCACTTGGAAGCATGGTCAGAAGGAATCTGTACCATTTGGGCTTGATCAGGTCATATTCTTGAAGTGAGGAGCAGGGCATAAAGGGCGAATCTAGTGGCAGTGGCGCATATTCTTTGCTTCTGAACTTTGATTGGGTTGGGGAGTTGGGGGGTCCATGTGCAGCGTTGTAAATAGTTGGGGAGGTGGAATTTGGTGATATAGTATAGTCGTTAGTTAAGAGTTGGGTTGGGGTTGGTTCGAGGGTAGATAGAGACCGTCCCCCATAAATATGTACAGTTCCATAGGGACAGCTCCACCATCTTCGAAACGATGGCTTTGTAAATCTGTGGGATATTTGAATTCCttgaggagggagggagggaccaAAACGGGTGGTGGGAAAAGGGCTTTGTCCTTTGTAAATAGGTTGTAATTGCTGGCGGGCGGGCGGGAGGAAGAGTTGTTGGATACCAGAATGATTCGGTACAGTCCATAGTTTGTACAGTTTCCTACAGCAATTTAGCATTGTTGggctgtctctgtctctctccctgtctctctctctgtcatgCTATGATTATTATACATTACGAGGGGGTATTAAAAGATTTCGGAAATGGACGATGTTTTGGCGGAGAAGTAAAGTAAAAGTCACTGCTGTTGCCGCCTCCGTGTTATCTAGCTGGCACTAATCTTTTAGGCTTTAGGTGTAAACGCGAGAATGTACGAGAGACGCGGGCGAATGGGACGAGACCGCAATGGTGCGGTGGTCCAGCCGAGGCAACTGAAAATCCTTGGGGTCGCCTCGGTTGACCCGTGTCATTTAGGGGGGAGGATGACTTGgggaaaaaggcaaaaactCCCATCTTATAACCTAATCTTGTACCTTACGTTCTCCGCTTTGTTTAAGCGAGGAGAAGTAGTTCGATCCCCTTTCGATCGAAATTCATCTCCCAAGTTTTGCTTTTGGATCGTTCCTTTTTGCGTTCGGCCGCATCGGGGGCATACACTTCACTTTCATGTCGCTTTTCGCAAGGCATCGGCTAGTGGGTTGCTTTCCTTTGGGAGTGCCCTTTGAGATGGATTAATAGAGAAGCTATATCTCGGGTCGTTTTTCCCTGTCCGTTAAGAAAAGGGTAGCCTTTTTGTCAGCGAGCCGCCGTAGGAAAGAAAGCGCCGCCACCCCTGCCGCGGTGGAGCCTCGCTAAATAACTATACCTCTTTAAAAGAAGGAGACATGTAATTCTCGACAAGCCCCATGAGACTGAAATTCGAAGCGACTTGTGTGTGAAAGAAAGACTTGGACTTTCAACAACCCGATGACCCCCTCCAACCAGGAGAAAAAAACGCAATTTTGCTTTGACTCGGTACAACCTAAGACCCCGACAATCCTTTCCCTTGTTCCGCAACCGGAAcagaaagtcttctttaaagCCGGTCGCTGGGGCATGAACAAAGGGCTATAATTGCAAGTTCTTTCGGAGGCTGCCCTAAATTCAAACACGAAATCTTAGAAATTCCACTAAATTCTAGAAGTAGAACATCGcctcatctgacttttcttcggTGGCTCCACTTCGGTGCTTGCGAATTGAATCGATTTGGAAGAGTTAGGTGACCAAGAACCATCATCTAGCCAATTGAATGCGCACCTTTTCAAATCTCGCGAAAGCCAACCATCGCATTCGATGACAATTATCAAATTTCACAAGACATCTGCAAAACCGACACACGTGGACTTTCCTTTCCTCCCCTCTTCTTTTCTAATGTTTTCGAGTGGTGGTTTGATTCTCGATGCGCAAAGCACGAACGCGTGATGATACGATCCATCTCCAGACCCTCCTAAATTCTCGACTCGTGCAGATTGGAAAATCAAAGACAAGGAACGTGGAGACGACGGCTTATGTAAGATTCGGACATTGGGTCCCCCGGTGCACGATCCTCCCCGTCGATTATGGTAGATGAAAAGCTCTAAATCTTTTTACCTACTTGATTTCTTTCCCGTAGTGGGATTTGAAATGTAACAAAAAGACTAATTAAATGGTCTCGTGCTGAGGAAATACGTTGGTTGACAGTTCCCAAGATTGAAGATCTTTGGAGTTGAAAATTGGTTGGGATTTGGCCCTTTTGAGGTAAtccatccaattttttttttttttaaatgtgacCAGACGAAGTTGTGGATGGCGATCTTAGCTTCAATGgattaattaataattgccGGTGCCCAGCAGCCCTTTTGGTTGAAGCTGACCAATCGATGGATTGCTTAGGataagaattcttttttttttaatcaactgTTGTCTCCAGCGACTCTTTAAACATCTActtaaaaaaagattttcattttcaataaacaGTCTCTCTCGTGTTATTTGCAGccaacacattttttttttattaagcatGATTAATGGAGTTCAAACGGATTTCTTTATAAGATTAATTAGCGAGTGCTCGGAGAGAAAGCGGGTTTTGAAACGATTGGGTTCACATCATAAGGTCGGCAACACCATTAGAATATGCTggtttttttgtggaaaatccACCACTTTTGATAGCGTTGATGAATCCGTTCCATGTCCAAGACTCTAGATTTTAGTCGAAAAGTCACCAAAATTAGGGTTGTTTTAATCGCACGTGACGAACCTCCATTCTAATTGTGTTCACTCTATGgctcataaataaattttaagcaatagtattaatttggaaaaagcATGATCGACCATATTGACAATtgctaatttcaaataatatttagatatccTAGAATGGTGTATATGTGTTAGTCTGTGCAATGTCAGCTACAAAGTTATATCAAAAGTTATGGCAAACAGACTAAAGGTTTGGCTTCCAAAGATAATAGAACTTGAACAAAGCGCTTTTGTTCAAGGGaggcaaattcaagacaatattttaatagttCAGGAAGTCTTGCATCAATTGAGAATagcaaaaaggaagaagaagttcAAGGCGATATTGAAACTGGATATGCAGAAAGCCTATGACAGAATCGAATGGGACTTTTTGAGGGATTGCAtgttgaaaatgggtttctgTGAGCTGTGGGTATCTCTTATCATGAAATGTGTGTCAACAGTGTCTCTAAGTGTGAAGATAAATGGGGAGCCTACCCCATATTTCACCCCTTCAAGAGGAATTCGACAAGGCGACCTGCTCTCcccatatttatttatcataatgGCAAATGTTTTGACTGGGATGATGAACAAAGCCCTCGAAGATGGAAGCATTAAGGGAATAAAGCTAAATAGGTTCTGCCCTACACTATCTCATCTACTCTTTGCTAatgatgccatatttttcttAAACGGGACTATTGTGGAATGCCAAAATCTAGCCAATATTCTAAACCAGTATTGTTTTGCATCGGGCCAAGCAgttaatttaaacaaatcaggGGTATGTTTCAGCAGCAATTGTCCATTATCTCTGAAAAGAAATCTAGCACAGCAACTCAGGGTTCCAATCATagaaaaaacaggaaaatatcTTGGCATACCAACAGAGTGGGGTCAGTCCAAGAAGGAGATGTTCACTTGGATCTTAGCAAGAGTAAACTCGAAGTTAGaagaatggaaagaaaaattactcTCAAAAGCAGGAAAGGAAATTCTAATAAAAAGCGTTGTGCAAGCTCTCTCGCACTATGCAATAGGGGTGTTCAACCGGACCGGGTAAACCCGGTTCCCGAACcgcccacccggaaaacagggttgggaaccggttcccattgAAACCAgtccggaaccggttcccaaaagtCGAACCGGTTTGAACCGGTCagggaaccggttccgagggattacccacacggggaaccggatcgaccggaccggttcgggaaccggtttgagaaccggATTGTACGCCTTCTTGTCGACCTTGCGGCTTCACTTGGTTGCTGGTGTCGCGAGGAGCCAAGCGGCGGTGCTGGTGCGGTGGCGGCTTCACGGGGGCAAGGGCGACGGCGAAGCCGGGCGGTCGAGGTGTCGGGTCGTCGCGGCCACAGCGGGGGCGACGAGTGGCGGTGCGAGCTCGCGGTGAGGGGCTCCGGCGGTGGCACGGTGGTGCGGCCGCGCGCGCAGCGCAGCGGTTGGTGGCTATGGCATGCGGAGGGAGCccgtgaagaagatgaacaatacactgttctatttcttctttttcttttctccccgcCGGCTTGTCACGTCTCCCTCACGTCCCTCTCCACGCTGCCCACATCTCCTCTGCCTCCTAACATTGACCTTGACTCTCAAgcttttcctccattttttttttgtttcttttttccaaggACCGAAGAAGGCCCCTGCCGAGTGATCCACAAAGAAAAACCTCAGTAGAGTTGCTAAATTATCGCGACTTAATCTCGAGTGAACAACTTAGGATTTGATTAATATATACGAAATGAggtagaaatttatttattaataacgcttaatatttcaatataaattaaaagaattatgttgttttttcatgtattaaaataaaattcgaaatcgtATAGATGGACGGttgcaaaataggttccaatataaacagggtcaaccctgttcccggaccggaaaaacagggtgggccgggaacagggtccaatgAAAAGGGGTAGGGAACGGGGTCCAAAAAaggagaaccggttataacagggtagggaacagggtccaggtctagaccttacccaccctggacccgctcacccctactatgcaatgtcaatttttaaatcGCCAATATCCATTTGCAAAGCTATAGAAAAGAGAATTGCTTCTTTTTGGTGGCagaaaaatgattcaaaaaggGGTTTGCATTGGAAGAATTGGGAAACACTGAAAACCAGAAAAGATGAGGGAGGTTTGGGGTTCAaagatttgagaaattttaacTGAGCAATGCTCGGCAAGCAAGCTTGGCGACTAGCCAAAACACCCTCAACTTTGTGGAGTAGAATATTGAAAggcatttattttccaaatggcaATTTGTGGAAGGCAAGAAAAGGGCAGCGACtgtcttggggatggcaaagcattTTAACGGGGAGAGAAGCCATAGAATCAGAGGTTAAATGGTCCGTAGGGGATGGCAAATCTATCAACATCGAgaaagataaatggctaaagTTTGGAGTACTCGGAGGCCCTCTTAACCAAAATGAACCAGATGATGGTGGCCGAACTCATCAATGAAGACTTGCGGGTATGGAAGGAAAATTTAATTCTGAATTTATTTGAAGAACAAGTAGCGAACGAGATACTTGCGACACCCATTAGCCCGACTCCAAAAGAAGACTGTTTAGTTTGGATCGGTAATAAATTAGGGACATACACTGTGAAGAGTGGGTACAACTTGAACCATTCAAATGCCACAAAAACATAACAAAACAGAGCAACTTGTTCTTTCAAGCCGCCAAGATCCCTCTGGACAAGGATATGGAGCTTAGATATTCCCCCAAAATTGCGAATTTTTCTATGGAGTCTATGTCAAGATGCCATACCGACAAGGGAGAACctgtataaaaggaaaatgctaccCAACCCCTATTGTACACTCTGCGCCAAACATATGGAGACAATAGaacatctcttccttctttgcaAATGGACCAAAAAAAT
This region includes:
- the LOC104441845 gene encoding ACT domain-containing protein ACR8 gives rise to the protein MEWPVLDEYEKLVFRMNTPRVVIDNSVCSRATVVKVDSARNHGILLEAVQVITDLNLSIKKAYISCDGRWFMDVFHVTDQNGNKLTDQSEISYIEQSLGTIYYRRANDNRRLTALELTGTDRVGLLSEVFAVLADLQCNVVEAKVWTHNGRIASLIYVKDCNSGSPIEDSQHINRIEARLKHVLKGDNDIRSAKTTVSMAVTHTERRLHQMMFADRDYERKPILQLTADSPIVTVQNWAERGYSVVNVQCKDRTKLLFDVVCTLTDMEYVVFHATVNTAEDKANMEFLIRHMDGTPISSEPERQRVVQCLQASVERRASKGVRLELCTADRVGLLAEVTRTFRENGLNVTRAEISTTMDTVLNIFYVTDALGNPADPKIIEAVRHRIGFADLQVKELPLLYDEKAEREEEAVGVAGAVLWSLGSMVRRNLYHLGLIRSYS